The genomic segment GAGGTCTAAAAATTATTATTTGGAGGAATCTGTGGAACGTTCGCTCGTGTTAGTTAAACCCGATGGTGTGCAGCGCGGATTGGTCGGCGAGGTGATCGCTCGTTTTGAGCGGCGCGGACTGCGACTGGTCGGCGCAAAATTTATGCAGGTGAGTTTGGATCTGGCGAAACAGCATTACGCGGAGCATGAGGGGAAGCCGTTCTATGACGGTTTGATCGCGTACATCACGTCCGCGCCGGTGATGGCGATGGTGTGGGAGGGACCGAACGCGGTCGCCGCCATCCGTCAGACGGTGGGTTCGACCAAGCCGGTCGAGTCGGCGCCCGGCACGATTCGTCACGACTTTGCGCTGGAGGTGGGACGTAACCTCATCCACGCTTCGGATAAGCCCGAGACTGGCGTCCGCGAAACTGCGTTGTGGTTCAAGAACGATGAACTC from the Candidatus Defluviilinea gracilis genome contains:
- the ndk gene encoding nucleoside-diphosphate kinase → MERSLVLVKPDGVQRGLVGEVIARFERRGLRLVGAKFMQVSLDLAKQHYAEHEGKPFYDGLIAYITSAPVMAMVWEGPNAVAAIRQTVGSTKPVESAPGTIRHDFALEVGRNLIHASDKPETGVRETALWFKNDELVDWTRDVDRWVFEK